The following coding sequences are from one Halorubrum sp. BOL3-1 window:
- a CDS encoding PadR family transcriptional regulator: MTKWFHSGRRRDLCALLYDRGELRAQSAKSRLESHYDERIDPGSFYGTLSALVEAGYLDRRTEGIADVYALTEAGETALLDHYAWLGDRIEGGSAEEN; this comes from the coding sequence ATGACGAAGTGGTTCCACAGCGGCCGGCGCCGCGACCTCTGCGCGCTGCTGTACGACCGCGGCGAGCTGCGCGCGCAGTCGGCGAAGAGCCGGCTCGAATCGCACTACGACGAACGGATCGACCCCGGATCCTTCTACGGGACCCTCTCCGCGCTCGTCGAGGCCGGCTACCTCGACCGGCGGACCGAGGGCATCGCGGACGTGTACGCGCTCACCGAGGCGGGCGAGACCGCGCTGCTCGACCACTACGCGTGGCTCGGTGACCGGATCGAGGGCGGGTCCGCCGAGGAGAACTGA